The proteins below are encoded in one region of Bufo gargarizans isolate SCDJY-AF-19 unplaced genomic scaffold, ASM1485885v1 original_scaffold_2090_pilon, whole genome shotgun sequence:
- the LOC122923950 gene encoding uncharacterized protein LOC122923950, which produces MTSFEVEKMIILIQERPALWDTRAEVYHDRIMKDQAWEEIGKELIGTAWDSASVSKKETIIQQIKKRWNTCRDQFRRELNTKSRSGDGSMKKKPYLYTRHLQFLLPIMDLRRTVDNLSDTSNPQALSGNLADRPGMSTDDIQAESEHPEAMGESSVASLSLLHQPLLERSQNPEEVTEVVDAIQEPVQANPEPSQQQRAAPASRSSGRRGQRVITDSGLDLRSQVDMMVMEYLNRNRSDGKEEVALKGLAPSLRRVPDERQTRCLSALVMVLDEFTDPEEPHDVLHFLEKRRDQRLKVITPHSRLNRLDTPIVHTPGPYTRELFDL; this is translated from the exons ATGACGTCGTTTGAGGTAGAAAAAATGATAATTTTGATACAGGAGAGGCCTGCCTTGTGGGACACAAGGGCTGAAGTCTACCATGACAGGATCATGAAGGACCAAGCATGGGAAGAAATTGGTAAAGAGCTGATAGGAACAGCATGGGACTCTGCCTCAGTGTCCAAGAAAGAAACAATTA TCCAGCAAATCAAGAAGAGATGGAATACCTGTCGGGACCAATTTCGGAGAGAATTGAAtactaaaagcaggagtggtgaTGGAAGCATGAAAAAAAAACCCTATTTGTATACCCGACACCTTCAATTTCTTCTTCCAATAATGGATTTAAGAAG AACTGTGGACAATCTCTCGGACACTTCCAATCCACAAGCATTGTCCGGCAATTTGGCTGACAGACCAGGAATGTCCACAGATGATATCCAAGCGGAAAGTGAACATCCTGAGGCCATGGGGGAATCTTCCGTGGCTTCATTATCTCTCCTTCACCAGCCTCTGCTGGAAAGATCGCAAAATCCAGAAGAGGTCACAGAAGTGGTAGATGCTATTCAAGAACCAGTCCAGGCCAATCCAGAACCCAGCCAGCAACAAAGAGCAGCACCTGCTAGCCGTTCATCTGGCAGACGAGGCCAAAGGGTCATAACCGATTCCGGTTTAGATCTCCGTAGTCAGGTCGACATGATGGTTATGGAGTATTTAAACCGGAATCGGTCTGACGGCAAGGAAGAAGTAGCTTTAAAAGGGCTCGCTCCTTCCTTGCGCCGTGTGCCAGATGAACGGCAAACACGGTGCCTTTCTGCTCTGGTCATGGTACTAGATGAATTTACGGACCCTGAAGAGCCACATGATGTTCTGCACTTTTTAGAAAAGAGAAGAGACCAAAGATTAAAGGTCATAACTCCTCATTCCCGTCTTAACAGACTGGACACCCCAATTGTGCACACCCCTGGCCCATATACTAGGGAATTATttgacttataa